The window GCAGACAGACAAAGCTTCCAGATCACACCCGTTGGGCCGTACTCAAAGGCGCTGAGAAAAAACGCACGCAAAACCAGGAGAATGCTCTTCTTGAACTCGCTGAACAGGGCTTTGCTACAGCCAAGGCCTACCGCGTCAAAGAACTGTTACGCTGGATTCGTCGGGCCGAATCAAGGCAGGCTGCCAAGTGGCGCATTACCCATTTTCTCAAGCATGCAAC is drawn from Desulfoplanes formicivorans and contains these coding sequences:
- a CDS encoding transposase gives rise to the protein RQTKLPDHTRWAVLKGAEKKRTQNQENALLELAEQGFATAKAYRVKELLRWIRRAESRQAAKWRITHFLKHAT